ACGACGCTTTGCCATTATTTTCATAACTTTCATCCTAatgtgaaaagaaaaaaaaaacttatgaatCTACAAAGTgacaaaacaagaaacaaagacaaaaaaacagaaaaagcACTCTACGAACCTGATCAAGAAGAGAAAatgcaggcatcttcttgtgaaccTTAATCCAGCTATTGAATGATTCTTCTAGAGTACTAGATGTGCGTCCATACCGACAACCTTGGAAAAATGCATTCGCATATGCTTCAGGTGGGATGGTTTCTATGTAATCAGCCACCCAATCGCAATTCAAATCTCTTATTTTTTTTGTGGCCttagcatggttttcaggtgagagtgTGTACGTCGCTTTTTGGAAGTGGTCAAGCACGAGAAAGTACCTAGGATCTGATTGATTGATGAGAAGATTAGTCTTCAACTGATAGTAACAAAAGCTATGGAATGAGTCTGGATATACAAGTGGAACACCACgcaagagtccttcatggcgatccgaatggaaggtgattggcctcccGTCACCAACAACTTGAGTCAGATTtcttaaaaaccactcccagttgtcGTTATTCTCAGAATCAACTAGTGCCATAGCAAGGGGAAAAAATCCTATAAAGTGTGCAGAAATTGAAGTTAAAATAAGTtacacaaaaaaacaaaacaatgtgtaacttgaagttacacatctTAAAAACAGatatgtaacttaaagttacacatgctattCCCCAATGTGTAACTGAGGGTTACACATGTATAACTCTCAGTTATCTCTCAGTTTAAGTTGTTCAGAAAACTTAAAAAACATACCtttatcatcattgatcccagtagctgccatcaagcagcctctgaatctaccagtaaagaaAGTAGCATCCAAATAGACTATTGGACGACAAAACCGGTACCCTTTGATGCATGCATCAAACGAGATGAAAATCCGTTTGAAATCTTTCTTTGCATGGTTAAATTGAAAGTCTATCACACTACCTGGGTTAGTTTCCCTTATAGCATtaatataccataccaagtgcgagtaTGACTTCACATCGTCACCATAAATGGTCTCACAAAACTTCTCCCTACCATTATAGGCCTGATAATACTCCATGGTAATTCCATAGTTGGTTTGGAAATCATCTGCAAGTTTCCTTggcttcttgtgaggattttttCGAACTTCTTCCTCGATCAAACTAGACGTGAAGCTGGTTGAGTATTTTTAATTCAAATTGCTCCCACAAGCACCACAAGTGTGCTCAGGATTATAAGCTCTGACCTGAGAAAGTtgatacaaaatataaacaaataaacCAAACACAAATttggtgcaaaaaaaaaaaccatgtgtAACCCAAAGTTACACATATTGTAACAAAAACTACAATAGAAGCTTAAAAACACCAATCAGGTGCaaaaaaacatcatgtgtaaacaaaatttacacatactgtaacaaaacatcATATGTTAAAGTGAAAAATAACAGAACAAAAGAAAACTACCTGAAACATTTGTTCATTTCATCAATAGAAGCTGCATGAAATTTCCAGCCGCATTCTTTTACTCcacacttagccgtgaacctagaacgctcTTTGTGTGTTACAACCATGTTAAAACCAGTGCGAAGACGGTACTTGGTGTAAGAAATCCTGACCTCCTTAACCccttcaacaaacacatgacCAATCTCACCAAGGACCTTAGGCCAATCATCCGATAACAAGAGTTTTGCAGGCTTGCTACAATCTTCCAGATACATTCCACTGGAGCAATTGTTTCTCGAAGACGTACTAAATTCATTAGAAATAAAAGAAACTTCCCTAGAGCTAGATGAGGAGGCTATATGAGTAACATTTTGCAATAATATATTAAAACTggtcttgtttttattatttgtgaGGGAAGCAACAGCTTGAAGCGAATAATCACAGTCAACCGGAAAAAATTTCCCACCTTATCGGAAGAAAAAAcaaataccaagtggagtaaatTGCTTCTATTGCCTGCAAACTTCGGCTTTAAACTCATCAAGTATGGTTACAATACTAACACAAGTGGTAATAAAATCAGAAAAGTAGCGAACAACAGCAATGGAACTAGCAACAGCCATGACAACCTGAAAAATACAAGCATAcaataaaaaatatcaaaaaagaaaacgaacgcaattcactcgggggGGTTTCCCCCGAGTGAGAAGTATATCCTAAGCGGCAAGCTAAATAATACAATGAGCAATCAACATAGTCAACAAAAAGGAAAACAATAGAAACATGAGTAAAATATACAAAAATGATAAAACTGTTTATAAATAAACATGCTACAGGATATATatctgtaacttcaagttacacatgcttaaaatacaacaggatatatatgtgtaaactaaagttacacaggatatatatgtgtaaactaaagttacacatgcatttcccTTCGTAACCTTAAGTTATGTACTATGTGTAACAAACagtatgtgtaacctcaagttacacaggGATTTCCCTTCTGTAACCTTAAGTTATGTACTATGTGTAACAAACagtatgtgtaacctcaagttacacatattgTAACAAAAAAATAACATCTCTAGAATCATTTTGATCTTCTGAAACAAAATTATTTCTTCATACGtctctcagtatcaacaaaaagtaAACAACAAATTCTCAGATCGGACATGCAAGAACAACAaattattgaaaaaaaaattaaaaaaagttttcaaatcaaaccaaaataaaatttgtacctatatttgttgttttctttcttctgaatCAATGTTTTTTCTATTCCTCTTCTAAGTATCAACCAATCATGTCGTAATTATCAACCAAATCATGCTCAGTAtcaaaccaaaatcaaaacattaaaatacTAGATCCATAAAAATCGAAATCAATGGAATTGAAAACTAAATCGAAAATAAAGTTCATACCTATGTTGATTTCTCCATTCCAACCTGTCTTGTTCCTCTTCCCAGACTcaccaaaattgaaacaaaacaaaaaacgaaaATCAGTAGAAGATCGAAATCAAAAAATCAATCAGAAAAACTAATGAATCAAACTTGTCTTCTTCCTAAATCGAAAATAAGATTCgtacctatgttgatttctctattccaacctgtcttcttcctcttctcagactcaacaaaatcgaaacaaaacaaaaaatgaaaatcagTAGAAGATCGAAATCAAAAAATCAATCAGAAAAACTAAGGAATCAAACCTATTTGATAGAAACAGAAACGATAAAT
Above is a genomic segment from Papaver somniferum cultivar HN1 chromosome 10, ASM357369v1, whole genome shotgun sequence containing:
- the LOC113315493 gene encoding uncharacterized protein LOC113315493, coding for MEYYQAYNGREKFCETIYGDDVKSYSHLVWYINAIRETNPATGINDDKGFFPLAMALVDSENNDNWEWFLRNLTQVVGDGRPITFHSDRHEGLLRGVPLVYPDSFHSFCYYQLKTNLLINQSDPRYFLVLDHFQKATYTLSPENHAKATKKIRDLNCDWVADYIETIPPEAYANAFFQGCRYGRTSSTLEESFNSWIKVHKKMPAFSLLDQIHKFFFSFHIRMKVMKIMAKRRALSDNMMTPLTPEYEKRLEALQDEGLAWQVLVASPTVFKGLS